A region of the Pseudomonas anguilliseptica genome:
CTGATGCAGCAACGCGTGAGTGCCATGCGGGCCCAGCTGCCAACGCAGCGCAGCACCCGCTTGCAGGTGCTGCAGCTGATCGAGCAGAACCTGCTCAGCGGCGATCTGTCGGCAGACGGTGTAGCGCGGCACCTGGCCATCAGCCGGCAAACCCTGCACCGCCACCTGCGTGAAGAGGGCTGCTGCTTCTCTGAACTGTTGGCCCTGGTGCGCCGCCAACACGCGCTGCAACGCCTGCAGCAGCCCGGTTGCCGGGTCGAGGCGCTGAGCCGCGAACTGGGTTTCAGCGAACCCAGTGCCTTCTACAAAGCCTTCAAAAGCTGGTTTGGCCTGTCGCCGAAAGCCTACCGACAACAGGCTACTGGCGACTCGACAGATTTAACTAAGGCAGACAGACCGGGCATACTGGCGCACCTGTAAACCAGTCGGCCGCCCGTTTCCATGCGTATTCACGTCACCTTTATCGACCGCGTTGGCATCACCCAGGAAGTGCTGGCCCTGCTCGGTGGGCGCAATCTCAACCTGGATGCGGTGGAGATGGTGCCGCCGAACGTGTATATCGACGCGCCGACCCTGAGCCCTGCAGTGCTCGACGAACTGCGCGAGGCGCTGTTCAAGGTGCACGGTGTGCAAGCTGTGACCATTGTCGACATCCTCCCTGGCCAGCGCCGCCATCTGCAGCTCGACGCCCTGCTTGCAGCGATGACCGATCCGGTACTGGCGGTCGACAGCCAGGGCCGCGTACTGCTGGCCAACCCGGCGCTGATTGAACTGTGTGGCCAACAGCCCGAGGGTCTGGGCATTGGCGAGCTGTTCGCCGACAGCCAGCTGGAAGTGGAACTGCTCGACCAGGGCTTTCGTCTGCCGATGCGTGAAGTCACCCTCAAGGGCCAGGCATTGCTGCTGGATGCGCAGCCCATTACCGAGGGCGTCGACGGTAGCGCCCGGCACCTGGCCGGCGGTCTGCTCAGCCTCTACGCACCGAGCCGCATCGGCGAACGCCTGGCGGCGCTGCACCACGATCACGCCGAGGGCTTTGATTCGTTGCTCGGTGACTCGGCGCCGATCCGCAGCCTGAAAACCCGTGCCCAGCGCGTCGCCACCCTGGATGCGCCGCTGCTGATCCAGGGCGAAACCGGCACCGGCAAAGAGCTGGTGGCGCGCGCCTGCCACGCCATCAGCACGCGGCGCACCGCGCCGTTTCTTGCGCTCAACTGTGCGGCATTGCCGGAGAACCTCGCCGAAAGCGAGCTGTTCGGCTACGCCCCTGGCGCCTTTACCGGCGCCCAGCGCGGCGGCAAGCCGGGGCTGCTGGAGCTGGCCAACCAGGGCACAGTGTTTCTCGATGAAATCGGCGAGATGTCGCCCTACCTGCAGGCCAAGCTGCTGCGCTTTCTCAGCGACGGCAGCTTTCGCCGGGTCGGCGGGCAGAGCGAGGTCAGGGTCAATGTGCGCATCCTCAGCGCCACCCACCGCAACCTGGAAAAGATGGTCAGCGAAGGTGCGTTCCGCGAAGACCTGTTCTATCGCCTCAACGTACTCAACCTCGAAGTACCGCCGTTACGCGAGCGCGGCCAGGACATTCTGTTGCTGGCGCGACACTTTATGCAGCAGGCCTGCGCGCAGATCCAGCGCCTGCCCTGCCGCCTGACACCGGACACCTACCCGGCGCTGCTGGGCAACCGCTGGCCGGGTAATGTACGTCAGTTGCAGAACGTGATCTTTCGCGCGGCGGCCATCTGCGAAAGCAATCTGGTGCAGATCGA
Encoded here:
- a CDS encoding sigma-54-dependent transcriptional regulator gives rise to the protein MRIHVTFIDRVGITQEVLALLGGRNLNLDAVEMVPPNVYIDAPTLSPAVLDELREALFKVHGVQAVTIVDILPGQRRHLQLDALLAAMTDPVLAVDSQGRVLLANPALIELCGQQPEGLGIGELFADSQLEVELLDQGFRLPMREVTLKGQALLLDAQPITEGVDGSARHLAGGLLSLYAPSRIGERLAALHHDHAEGFDSLLGDSAPIRSLKTRAQRVATLDAPLLIQGETGTGKELVARACHAISTRRTAPFLALNCAALPENLAESELFGYAPGAFTGAQRGGKPGLLELANQGTVFLDEIGEMSPYLQAKLLRFLSDGSFRRVGGQSEVRVNVRILSATHRNLEKMVSEGAFREDLFYRLNVLNLEVPPLRERGQDILLLARHFMQQACAQIQRLPCRLTPDTYPALLGNRWPGNVRQLQNVIFRAAAICESNLVQIDDLDIAGTAVAAQQADGEVSSLEAAVAEFEKALLEKLYPSHPSTRQLATRLHTSHSAIATRLRKYGIPSKN